Proteins from a single region of Trichomycterus rosablanca isolate fTriRos1 chromosome 16, fTriRos1.hap1, whole genome shotgun sequence:
- the tlr22 gene encoding toll-like receptor 22 has product MTPTSEKGCSKVTMLQTLYYLCILSVHVNAFSLTNCTIKGALDDTTQLKVLCYKMGFFTVPTSIPKNARYLVISFNSISNIRAEEFDDLPNLRHLNLSDNKISWIQEGTMKHFPNLTFLDLANNKFKKVSKGLLPGLTNLEILRLDGNRIEDIEHYAFKTLLNLKVLNLTNNKLKLITRIKPVFLSPSLEELYIASNNFHVFHSYDLSRTPLPLKTLDISHNPLNKLQITDNIFQTLDHLDMSSCGSNRSILWNITDKEFLNSVSTLNLSGLPPESIVSLLKNVSWASLYKIKLCNLSRVNIQDLLQYACLPSVNVIRLKKNYISVLTDHMFEPCPFLTELDLSDNEISNIFASIFKGLSQLNVLRLQLNKITNVNNYFQNLSTLEFIDLSRNKINVLTCSDFANLTRLNCLYLYSNRISKIPSCVFKDLENLEILYLGSNKLLTIANVFENGLHSLKELQLAFNKLSSLLNGSFHSLSNLTSLNIDDNQISKIAEYAFAGLVNLNYLSLSSNRLKAKTIRAPTVFAGMPKLLRLDLFSNFISYTEDTLHTPPFIHLKSLRILSMNSQRRGIGKIPSNLLQGLTSLEMFYGGNMDLNYLHPDTFNSTPKLWFLELSKNTFLDEESITAEVFHPIPKLNKLIISRAKVSSLDFLVSANLSRLAVLQASGNMLDVINQTWIQSLPRLKYLDLTKNTFTCECSNAYFIDWALSSNNTQVLYLSRYTCSYPPSLRGTSLLDLNTESCTVDINFICFVCSSAMIIFTILVSFIHQFFHWQLLYAYYLFLAYLYDSKNKQKHQQQGFGYDAFISYHAQDESWVVKELLPNLEGEQGWRLCLHHRDFEPGRSIIDNIMDGIYNSRKTICLITNNYLRSTWCSKEIQMANFRLFDEQKDVLILVFLEDIPTHQLSPYYQMRRLVKKKTYLKWPKPGQDTKIFWQKLRLALGTKEGPEDEEPILSGQAELDCRRGLLM; this is encoded by the coding sequence ATGACACCAACTTCTGAAAAAGGATGTTCAAAGGTTACAATGTTACAGACTCTTTACTATTTATGCATCTTAAGTGTCCATGTTAATGCATTCTCTTTAACAAACTGCACCATCAAGGGTGCTCTTGATGACACGACCCAGCTGAAAGTTCTTTGCTACAAGATGGGCTTCTTTACAGTTCCTACATCAATACCCAAAAACGCCAGATATTTGGTCATCTCCTTCAACTCTATTTCAAACATCAGAGCTGAAGAGTTTGACGATCTTCCAAACTTGAGACATCTGAATTTATCAGACAATAAAATCTCATGGATACAAGAAGGTACCATGAAACATTTTCCCAACTTGACCTTTCTTGACCTGGCCAACAACAAGTtcaaaaaagtatcaaaaggTCTACTACCGGGTCTAACAAATTTGGAGATTCTGCGTCTTGATGGTAACAGAATTGAAGACATTGAGCATTATGCTTTCAAAACACTTTTAAATTTAAAGGTGCTGAACCTCACAAAcaataaacttaaactgattacTAGGATCAAACCAGTGTTTCTGTCACCAAGTTTGGAGGAACTGTACATTGCCAGTAACAACTTCCATGTTTTCCATTCATATGATCTATCAAGGACACCATTGCCTCTAAAAACACTAGATATTTCCCACAATCCATTGAATAAGCTCCAGATAACTGACAACATATTCCAAACTCTAGATCACCTTGACATGTCCTCTTGTGGTTCAAACAGATCCATATTATGGAACATCACAGAtaaggagtttttaaattctgtGTCCACACTTAACTTGAGTGGCCTACCACCGGAGAGCATTGTTTCATTACTTAAGAACGTGTCCTGGGCTtcactgtataaaataaaattatgtaaTCTCAGTAGGGTTAACATACAGGATCTTCTACAGTATGCTTGCTTGCCCAGTGTTAATGTCATACGTCTGAAGAAAAACTACATCTCAGTGCTGACAGACCATATGTTTGAACCATGCCCTTTCCTGACGGAACTTGACTTGTCAGACAATGAAATATCTAATATCTTTGCATCCATATTTAAAGGACTAAGCCAGCTAAATGTTCTGCGCCTACAACTTAATAAAATCACTAATGTCAATAATTATTTTCAAAATCTATCAACACTTGAATTTATAGATCTCAGTAGAAACAAAATTAATGTGTTAACCTGTTCGGACTTTGCCAATTTAACAAGGCTGAATTGCCTTTACTTGTACAGCAACAGAATTTCAAAAATTCCTTCATGTGTTTTTAAAGATTTAGAAAATCTTGAAATCCTTTACCTGGGAAGTAATAAACTATTAACAATTGCCAATGTTTTTGAAAATGGCCTACATTCTTTGAAGGAGCTGCAGCTAGCATTTAATAAATTAAGCTCACTCCTTAATGGAAGCTTTCATAGTTTGTCTAATCTTACGTCCTTAAACATTGATGATAATCAGATTTCTAAAATTGCAGAGTATGCATTTGCAGGACTTGTAAACCTAAATTATCTATCACTTTCTTCAAACAGGCTTAAAGCAAAAACTATAAGAGCCCCAACAGTCTTTGCAGGCATGCCCAAATTACTAAGACTAGATCTTTTTAGCAATTTTATTTCATACACAGAAGATACCCTGCATACACCaccttttattcatttaaagtcACTCAGAATTTTGTCTATGAACAGTCAAAGACGAGGCATAGGTAAAATACCTTCAAACCTGCTTCAAGGTTTAACCTCTCTGGAAATGTTCTATGGTGGAAACATGGATCTTAATTATTTACACCCTGATACATTTAACTCTACCCCGAAACTTTGGTTTTTGGAACTCTCAAAGAATACATTCTTAGATGAAGAGTCCATTACTGCAGAAGTTTTCCATCCAATTCCAAAGTTAAACAAGCTAATTATATCAAGAGCTAAGGTTAGTTCCCTGGATTTTCTTGTCAGTGCAAACCTCTCTAGACTGGCAGTCCTACAAGCCTCTGGAAATATGTTGGATGTCATCAACCAAACATGGATTCAGTCACTTCCCCGTCTGAAATACCTTGACTTGACAAAAAACACCTTCACTTGTGAGTGTAGCAatgcttattttattgattGGGCATTGAGTAGTAACAATACTCAAGTTCTTTACCTAAGCAGGTACACCTGTAGCTACCCACCTTCCCTCAGAGGCACAAGCctgttagaccttaacacagAATCttgtacagtggatataaacTTCATCTGCTTTGTATGCAGCTCTGCAATGATAATATTTACCATACTGGTTTCTTTCATTCACCAGTTTTTTCACTGGCAACTTTTGTATGCATACTACTTATTCCTTGCCTACTTGTATGAtagcaaaaacaaacagaaacatcAACAACAAGGATTCGGGTATGATGCTTTTATTTCCTACCATGCTCAGGATGAATCTTGGGTTGTAAAGGAGCTGCTCCCCAATTTGGAGGGTGAACAGGGCTGGAGACTGTGTCTGCATCATAGAGACTTTGAGCCTGGAAGGTCCATCATAGACAACATCATGGATGGAATATACAACAGTCGTAAGACCATTTGCCTAATCACTAACAATTACTTGAGGAGCACCTGGTGTTCCAAAGAGATCCAGATGGCTAACTTTCGACTGTTTGATGAGCAAAAAGATGTGCTGATTCTTGTATTTCTTGAGGATATTCCAACCCATCAGCTGTCTCCCTACTACCAAATGCGTAGGCTGGTGAAGAAGAAGACCTACCTCAAATGGCCCAAACCTGGACAAGATACAAAGATCTTCTGGCAGAAACTGAGACTGGCATTAGGGACTAAAGAAGGGCCAGAGGATGAGGAACCTATTCTCTCTGGGCAAGCAGAACTTGACTGTAGAAGAGGTCTTTTAATGTGA